A single Symbiobacterium thermophilum IAM 14863 DNA region contains:
- a CDS encoding cation-translocating P-type ATPase, whose product MERTDWHTLTPAEVTERLQVDPGPGLTAAEAAQRLARHGPNRLAEEKRRSMLAAFIDQFRDPLVLILLAAALLALVLREFLDGGAILAIVILNAVLGLVQEFKADQALQALKELSAPHCKVRRDGRVIEIDTRELVPGDIVVLEAGDPVPADLRLLRSAMLQIDESLLTGESVPVEKDADKTLEAGAPLADRVNMAFMSTAVTYGHGEGVVVGTGMRTEVGRIADRLQEEPQEATPLQKRLSHFARVLGGAMLVLVILLGAVGLWRGMPWLEVLMVAVSLAVATIPEGLPAVTTIVLALGMQRMARRNAVIRRLSAVETLGSATFICSDKTGTLTQNKMTVTRLWLPEEWVAPDQPHPLESRAGLLLAAGALCTDASLSEEDGEYRSVGDPTETALVLGAAKAGLDKRDLEARHPRVAEVPFSSTRKRMTTFHALGDPDEGYTGIVKGGPDVVLARCTRIRTAQGTEPMTPGRRRAVEEANREMAEQGIRVLAVAFTAPRTELPEDPAALEENLELIGLIGMTDPPRPESAAAVRKAHEAGIRTMMITGDHATTALAIARQVHIAGADDRVLSGPDLEEMDDAALEKAVRTVPVYARVSPDHKLRIVEALRRQGHVVAMTGDGVNDAPALKRADIGVAMGVVGTGVARGAADMVLMDDNFATIVAAVEEGRTIYANIQKATFFLLSANVAEMAIMTVAMLAGWPVPLQPIHLLWVNLVTDSLPAIALGVEPAEPGIMRQKPRDPREPVLTSRLLTLMAIQAVFLGVAVLAALFLGMRAGAAGNPVATGSTYAFATLAIGELWWAHSCRSLTRAPWRIGFFRNRVAWLATGVGLLLMVAVMSIPFLQPFFKVTPIGLQGWLTVLILSLIPTALMEPVKWVFARRKK is encoded by the coding sequence ATGGAACGAACGGACTGGCACACGCTGACGCCCGCTGAAGTCACCGAGCGGCTGCAGGTCGACCCCGGGCCGGGGCTCACGGCCGCGGAGGCCGCGCAGCGGCTGGCCCGGCACGGCCCGAACCGGCTGGCCGAAGAGAAGCGGCGCAGCATGCTGGCGGCATTCATCGATCAGTTCCGGGACCCCCTGGTGCTCATCCTGCTGGCGGCCGCGCTCCTGGCGCTGGTCCTCAGGGAGTTCCTGGACGGCGGAGCGATCCTCGCCATCGTCATCCTGAACGCCGTGCTCGGGCTGGTCCAGGAGTTCAAGGCCGACCAGGCCCTGCAGGCCCTGAAGGAGCTCAGCGCACCCCACTGCAAGGTGAGGCGGGACGGCCGGGTGATCGAGATCGACACCCGCGAGCTGGTGCCGGGCGACATCGTGGTGCTGGAGGCCGGCGATCCCGTGCCCGCCGACCTGCGCCTGCTCCGGTCCGCCATGCTGCAGATCGACGAGTCGCTGCTGACCGGCGAGTCCGTGCCGGTGGAGAAGGACGCGGACAAGACCCTGGAAGCCGGCGCCCCGCTGGCCGACCGGGTGAACATGGCGTTCATGTCCACGGCCGTCACCTACGGCCACGGCGAGGGGGTGGTCGTCGGCACGGGCATGCGCACCGAGGTGGGCCGCATCGCCGACAGGCTGCAGGAAGAGCCCCAGGAGGCGACGCCGCTGCAGAAGCGGCTCTCCCACTTCGCCCGGGTGCTCGGCGGGGCCATGCTGGTGCTGGTCATCCTGCTCGGCGCCGTGGGCCTGTGGCGGGGCATGCCCTGGCTGGAGGTGCTGATGGTCGCCGTCTCGCTGGCGGTGGCGACGATTCCCGAGGGGCTGCCGGCGGTCACCACCATCGTGCTCGCGCTGGGGATGCAGCGCATGGCCCGGCGCAACGCGGTCATCCGCCGGCTGTCCGCCGTGGAGACCCTGGGCTCCGCCACGTTCATCTGCTCCGACAAGACCGGCACCCTCACGCAGAACAAGATGACCGTCACCCGGCTCTGGCTGCCGGAGGAGTGGGTGGCGCCCGATCAGCCCCACCCGCTGGAAAGCCGGGCCGGCCTGCTGCTGGCCGCCGGCGCCCTCTGCACCGACGCGAGCCTCTCGGAGGAGGACGGCGAGTACCGGTCCGTCGGCGACCCGACGGAGACCGCCCTGGTCCTGGGCGCGGCGAAGGCCGGGCTGGACAAGCGCGACCTGGAGGCGCGGCATCCGCGGGTCGCCGAGGTGCCCTTCTCCTCGACCCGCAAGCGCATGACCACCTTCCACGCGCTGGGCGATCCGGACGAGGGCTACACCGGCATCGTGAAGGGCGGGCCCGACGTGGTGCTCGCCCGCTGCACGCGCATCCGCACGGCCCAGGGCACCGAGCCCATGACCCCCGGGCGCCGCCGGGCGGTGGAGGAAGCCAACCGGGAGATGGCCGAGCAGGGCATCCGCGTCCTGGCGGTGGCCTTCACGGCCCCCCGGACGGAACTGCCGGAGGACCCCGCGGCGCTGGAGGAGAACCTGGAACTGATCGGCCTGATCGGGATGACGGACCCGCCGCGGCCCGAGAGCGCGGCGGCCGTGCGGAAGGCCCACGAGGCGGGCATCCGCACCATGATGATCACCGGCGATCACGCGACCACGGCGCTGGCCATCGCCCGGCAGGTCCACATCGCCGGTGCGGACGACCGGGTGCTGAGCGGCCCCGATCTGGAGGAGATGGACGACGCCGCCCTGGAGAAGGCCGTGCGCACGGTGCCGGTATACGCCCGGGTCTCGCCGGATCACAAGCTGCGCATCGTCGAGGCGCTCCGGCGGCAGGGCCACGTGGTGGCGATGACCGGCGACGGCGTCAACGACGCGCCCGCCCTGAAACGGGCCGACATCGGCGTCGCGATGGGCGTGGTGGGCACCGGCGTGGCCCGGGGCGCGGCCGACATGGTCCTGATGGACGACAACTTCGCCACCATCGTGGCGGCCGTGGAAGAGGGGCGCACCATCTACGCCAACATCCAGAAGGCCACGTTCTTCCTGCTTTCGGCCAACGTCGCCGAGATGGCGATCATGACCGTCGCCATGCTGGCCGGCTGGCCCGTGCCATTGCAGCCGATCCACCTGCTGTGGGTCAACCTGGTCACCGACTCGCTGCCGGCCATCGCCCTGGGCGTGGAGCCCGCCGAACCCGGGATCATGCGGCAGAAGCCGCGGGACCCCCGGGAGCCGGTGCTGACCTCCCGGCTCCTCACCCTGATGGCCATCCAGGCCGTGTTCCTGGGTGTCGCCGTACTGGCCGCGCTGTTCCTGGGGATGCGGGCCGGGGCCGCGGGCAACCCGGTGGCGACCGGCTCCACCTACGCCTTCGCGACCCTGGCCATCGGCGAGCTCTGGTGGGCGCACAGCTGCCGCAGCCTGACCCGGGCCCCGTGGCGCATCGGGTTCTTCCGTAACCGGGTGGCCTGGCTCGCGACCGGCGTGGGCTTGCTGCTGATGGTCGCGGTCATGAGCATCCCCTTCCTGCAGCCCTTCTTCAAGGTGACGCCCATCGGCCTGCAGGGGTGGCTCACGGTGCTCATCCTGTCGCTGATCCCCACGGCCTTGATGGAACCGGTCAAGTGGGTCTTCGCCCGCCGGAAGAAGTAG
- a CDS encoding RNA polymerase sigma factor, translating into MPEWDEQTIHRQLLARDPAGLDALAGALAHRLYRLAEMALGGLGSAQDAEEVVSDALAAAWERAAEFDPQRSTLANWVLMLTKYAALDRRRALRRRTLDDMGRAKVIPLSAVPEAAEPEETAPPVDAAVVAHEEQAAVHAALRRLPPAERELLIRRYFFEESVAEIARDLGLSRGALDTRLWRARQNLRRLLSDESEVHTHDR; encoded by the coding sequence ATGCCGGAGTGGGATGAGCAGACGATACACAGGCAGCTCCTGGCCCGGGACCCGGCCGGGCTGGATGCGCTGGCGGGCGCGCTCGCTCACAGGCTCTACCGGCTGGCCGAGATGGCCCTGGGCGGGCTCGGCAGTGCGCAGGACGCGGAAGAGGTGGTGAGCGACGCCCTGGCCGCCGCCTGGGAGCGGGCCGCCGAGTTCGACCCGCAGCGGTCCACCCTCGCCAACTGGGTGCTGATGCTCACCAAGTACGCCGCGCTGGACCGGCGCCGGGCGCTTCGCCGCCGCACCCTGGACGACATGGGCCGGGCGAAGGTCATCCCCCTCAGCGCCGTGCCGGAAGCGGCAGAGCCGGAAGAGACCGCCCCTCCCGTCGATGCGGCGGTGGTGGCCCATGAGGAGCAGGCCGCCGTGCACGCCGCCCTGCGCCGCCTGCCGCCGGCGGAGCGGGAACTGTTGATCCGTCGGTATTTCTTCGAAGAATCCGTGGCCGAAATCGCCCGGGATCTTGGCCTCAGCCGCGGCGCCCTGGACACCCGCCTCTGGCGGGCCAGGCAGAACCTCAGGCGGCTGCTGAGCGACGAAAGCGAGGTGCACACGCATGACCGATAA